In Blastocatellia bacterium, a genomic segment contains:
- a CDS encoding P-II family nitrogen regulator — translation MKCVIAFIQPQHVERVLEALDRLPVRGLSLTEVRGFGRGRAQLLRESPSGTVRQFSAKVRLEIVCRDAEAETIARTIQQAAHTGRPGDGKIFIAPIERAISIVTGEEDDAAL, via the coding sequence ATGAAATGCGTCATCGCGTTCATTCAACCCCAGCATGTGGAGCGGGTCCTTGAGGCCTTGGATCGTCTCCCTGTGCGCGGGCTCTCGCTCACTGAGGTTCGCGGGTTCGGTCGCGGGCGGGCTCAACTTCTGCGCGAGAGCCCTTCCGGGACCGTGCGCCAGTTCAGCGCGAAGGTCCGGTTGGAGATCGTCTGCCGCGATGCCGAAGCGGAGACGATCGCTCGGACGATTCAACAAGCTGCGCATACGGGACGTCCCGGCGATGGGAAGATCTTCATCGCCCCTATCGAGCGAGCCATCAGCATCGTGACTGGGGAAGAGGACGACGCCGCCCTGTGA
- a CDS encoding 3-hydroxybutyryl-CoA dehydrogenase gives MTIRTVGVIGCGLMGSGIAQVAAMSGYETLVSDVSEEILQKGFGRIEDSLSKFVEKGTISAEQKQQTLARLKRTLRLEDYADCDIVVEAIIENIQAKKDLFAQLDRICRPETILASNTSSISITEMATVLTPERQRRFLGLHFFNPVPLMKLVEIIPSLFTDEEVITRATEFAKSLGKTPVRAKDRVGFIVNRLLVPYLIDAVRALEEGVGSIEDIDAAMKLGCNHPMGPFTLLDFVGLDTTYYIANIMYEEYKDPRFAPPPLLKQMVLAGWHGRKTGRGFYDYTDPKNPKPMKLR, from the coding sequence ATGACGATCCGAACGGTTGGCGTTATCGGTTGTGGCCTCATGGGCTCGGGCATCGCCCAAGTGGCCGCCATGTCCGGATATGAGACACTCGTCTCTGATGTCTCGGAGGAGATCTTGCAAAAAGGCTTCGGTCGCATCGAGGATTCGCTCTCGAAATTCGTCGAGAAGGGGACGATCTCCGCTGAACAGAAACAGCAGACGCTCGCCCGGTTGAAGCGAACCCTTCGCCTGGAGGATTACGCCGACTGCGATATCGTCGTCGAGGCGATCATCGAGAACATTCAAGCGAAGAAGGACCTCTTCGCGCAGTTGGACCGGATCTGTCGACCGGAGACGATCCTGGCGAGCAACACGTCCTCGATCTCGATCACCGAGATGGCGACCGTTCTGACGCCCGAGCGTCAACGGCGATTCCTGGGTTTGCACTTCTTCAATCCCGTGCCCCTGATGAAACTCGTGGAGATCATTCCCTCGCTTTTCACTGATGAGGAGGTTATCACGCGCGCCACGGAATTCGCAAAGAGCTTGGGGAAGACGCCCGTGCGCGCGAAGGACCGCGTGGGATTCATCGTCAATCGGCTCTTGGTCCCGTACCTCATAGATGCCGTGCGCGCGCTTGAAGAAGGCGTCGGGTCCATCGAGGACATTGATGCGGCGATGAAGCTCGGTTGCAATCATCCGATGGGGCCATTCACGCTCTTGGACTTCGTCGGCTTGGATACGACCTATTACATCGCCAATATCATGTACGAGGAGTACAAGGATCCGCGCTTTGCGCCCCCGCCCCTCTTGAAGCAGATGGTGCTCGCCGGATGGCATGGGCGGAAGACGGGACGCGGTTTCTACGACTACACGGATCCGAAGAATCCGAAGCCGATGAAGCTGCGATGA
- a CDS encoding enoyl-CoA hydratase-related protein: MAYQYLLYEKRERIGYVTINRPEKLNALNAATVHELWTVFHEIAHDDDVGVVILTGAGDKAFVAGADIAELAEQTPIGGRAMARFGQQLLSFIERLGKPVIAAINGYALGGGCELAMACTIRIASENAKLGQPEVKLGLIPGYGGTQRLARLIGKGRALELLLTGEMISAEEAYRLGLVNRVTSREELLPTAETIARQILSNAPLAVRFCLEAVTAGLEMPLEEALLLEATLFGLCAASEDFREGTRAFLEKRPAQFKGR, encoded by the coding sequence ATGGCGTATCAATATCTCCTGTACGAGAAGCGGGAGCGAATCGGCTATGTCACGATCAATCGGCCGGAGAAACTGAATGCCTTGAACGCGGCGACGGTGCACGAGCTATGGACCGTCTTTCACGAGATCGCTCACGACGATGACGTGGGCGTCGTCATCCTGACGGGAGCAGGAGATAAGGCCTTTGTGGCCGGAGCGGACATCGCCGAATTGGCCGAACAAACGCCCATCGGCGGTCGAGCGATGGCTCGCTTCGGGCAACAGTTGCTTTCGTTCATCGAACGGTTGGGGAAACCGGTGATCGCGGCGATCAACGGCTACGCGCTTGGTGGAGGGTGCGAGCTGGCGATGGCGTGCACGATTCGCATCGCCTCGGAGAACGCGAAGCTGGGGCAACCCGAGGTGAAGCTCGGGCTCATCCCCGGCTATGGAGGGACGCAGCGGCTGGCTCGCTTGATCGGAAAGGGGCGCGCATTGGAACTGCTGTTGACGGGCGAGATGATTTCCGCCGAAGAGGCCTATCGGCTCGGTCTGGTGAATCGCGTCACAAGCCGCGAGGAGTTGCTGCCGACGGCTGAGACGATCGCGCGTCAGATCCTCAGTAACGCTCCGTTGGCCGTTCGGTTTTGCTTGGAGGCTGTCACAGCTGGATTGGAAATGCCGTTGGAGGAAGCGCTCCTTCTGGAAGCCACATTGTTCGGGCTCTGTGCCGCGAGTGAGGACTTCCGCGAGGGGACGCGCGCGTTTCTAGAGAAACGGCCGGCTCAATTCAAAGGCCGCTGA
- the dnaE gene encoding DNA polymerase III subunit alpha, with amino-acid sequence MAKEFVHLHLHTDYSLLDGAIQIGALARRMTELRMPAVAMTDHGNLFGAISFYHAMREVGVTPILGMEAYLTLGDRRERSAGPERTIYHIILLAQNETGYRNLVKLSSLAYLEGFHYKPRLDKELLATYHEGLIALSSCLSGVPAALALQGKMDEAVRQAAEFQDIFGKGHYYLEIQDHGIPGQRDVIRMLNEISRKTGIPLVVTNDCHYLTREDARAHDVLLCIGTGKTIKDANRLRYQSDQLYVKSAEEMWEHFGTEFPEALRNTVRIAAMCHLELPKPPGIGYLPVFPVPEGFTTESYFEKVVRDGFAERMEQWREKAARGELKHPLSAYEQRLEYEIETIKQMGFAGYFLIVWDLVRYARQRGIPVGPGRGSAAGSLVAYCLRITDVDPIQYDLLFERFLSPARVTMPDIDIDFCMRGRPEVIAYVSQLYGRENVCQIITFGTLASRAVIKDVGRALDMKYADVEKVASLIPPPVRGRNVSIEEAIARTPELRQLIEKNPQVRELIDLARRLEGCARHASIHAAGIVISPYPLHDLIPVYKTPKGEITTQFALADLEKTGMLKMDFLALTTLTIIDDCVKMIEAAEGRRLDLSQIPLEDKKTLELFAEGDTDAIFQFEGEGIRELCRRLKPECFEDLVALNALYRPGPLDSGMVEDFIERRQGRRRVTYDFPEAREVLESTYGIPIYQEQVMALFQKLAGYSLGEADLIRRAMGKKKREELDRHREAFLQRAMARGHDRAKLEKLWQQLEGFADYAFNKSHAVAYSYLAYQTAYLKAHYPTYFYAAVLSNELNNTDKVVKYINRARARGIEILPPDVNLSREGFTPIGEKIRFGLAAIKGIGLSTVQAIIAAREAGGPFRSLFDFAARVDPRVLNRRVLESLIKAGAFDSLGARRSQLFAAIDRALEYGARRGREREIGQFGLFAPSAEGGTSDLEPPLPDLPEWPLEERLAGEKETLGFYVTGHPLERYAEEIALYTDTTTEQLFGVGDFKEDASDGELSDPEAEEKSDADKALSSSHLSRPRALNGRTITIAGIVTALAIKTTKRGDRFAIFTLEDQYGSLKVLVWPETFSRANGLLRDDALVVVRGKLELEENAATLVAEEILTLEDLKTRMTKLVIIRVKSETVTPAKVDLLYGVLDRHRGSTDVLFEVECARGILVRVRPNPFVKITPSPEALAEIRRHLGSCEIRLVNGRRP; translated from the coding sequence ATGGCGAAGGAATTCGTGCACTTGCACCTGCACACAGACTACAGCCTGCTCGATGGGGCGATTCAAATCGGGGCTCTCGCGCGTCGAATGACGGAGCTGCGGATGCCCGCTGTCGCGATGACCGATCACGGGAATCTCTTCGGGGCGATCTCGTTCTATCACGCCATGAGGGAGGTCGGGGTCACGCCGATCCTCGGGATGGAAGCGTATCTGACGCTCGGCGATCGGCGAGAGCGGTCGGCGGGTCCGGAGAGGACGATCTATCACATCATCTTGCTCGCGCAGAACGAGACGGGGTATCGCAATCTCGTCAAACTCAGTTCGCTCGCCTATCTGGAGGGCTTTCACTACAAACCGCGTCTCGATAAAGAGCTGCTCGCCACATATCATGAGGGGCTTATTGCGCTTTCCTCCTGCCTGTCGGGCGTTCCAGCAGCGCTCGCCCTTCAGGGGAAAATGGATGAGGCCGTGCGTCAGGCTGCCGAGTTTCAAGACATCTTCGGCAAGGGCCACTATTACCTGGAGATTCAGGATCACGGGATTCCGGGACAACGCGACGTCATTCGAATGCTCAATGAGATCTCCAGGAAGACGGGCATTCCGCTCGTGGTCACGAACGATTGCCACTACCTCACGCGCGAGGATGCGCGCGCGCATGACGTGCTCCTCTGCATTGGGACAGGGAAGACGATCAAAGACGCGAACCGGCTGCGCTACCAATCGGACCAGCTCTATGTCAAATCGGCCGAGGAGATGTGGGAGCATTTTGGCACGGAGTTCCCGGAGGCGCTTCGGAACACCGTGCGGATTGCCGCGATGTGCCATTTAGAGCTGCCCAAGCCGCCAGGCATTGGCTATCTGCCCGTCTTCCCCGTTCCGGAGGGGTTCACGACCGAAAGTTATTTCGAGAAGGTCGTGCGGGATGGATTCGCCGAGCGAATGGAGCAATGGCGTGAGAAAGCGGCGCGCGGCGAATTGAAGCATCCCCTCTCGGCCTATGAACAGCGCCTGGAGTACGAGATCGAGACGATCAAGCAGATGGGCTTCGCCGGATATTTCCTCATCGTGTGGGATCTGGTCCGCTACGCGCGGCAACGGGGGATTCCCGTGGGGCCAGGACGAGGGAGCGCCGCCGGGAGTTTGGTCGCGTATTGTTTGCGGATCACCGATGTGGATCCCATCCAGTACGATCTGCTGTTTGAGCGTTTCCTTTCGCCGGCGCGCGTCACGATGCCCGACATTGACATTGATTTTTGCATGCGCGGGCGGCCGGAGGTGATCGCCTATGTGAGTCAGCTCTATGGGCGGGAGAACGTCTGCCAGATCATCACCTTCGGGACGCTCGCCTCGCGAGCCGTCATCAAGGACGTCGGTCGCGCGCTCGACATGAAATATGCCGACGTGGAGAAGGTCGCCTCGCTCATCCCTCCGCCGGTTCGGGGACGGAACGTCAGCATCGAGGAAGCCATCGCGCGGACGCCCGAGCTGCGACAGCTGATCGAGAAGAACCCGCAGGTGCGCGAACTCATTGATCTGGCCCGCCGATTGGAGGGATGCGCGCGCCATGCTTCGATCCACGCGGCGGGCATTGTGATCTCACCTTACCCCCTGCACGACCTTATCCCCGTCTACAAGACGCCCAAGGGCGAGATCACCACGCAATTTGCTCTGGCGGACCTGGAGAAGACGGGGATGCTGAAGATGGACTTCCTCGCTCTGACGACGCTCACGATCATTGACGATTGCGTGAAGATGATCGAGGCGGCGGAAGGACGACGGCTCGATCTCTCGCAGATCCCCCTCGAAGACAAGAAGACGTTGGAGCTTTTCGCCGAGGGCGATACCGATGCCATCTTTCAATTCGAGGGAGAGGGGATTCGGGAATTGTGCCGACGATTGAAGCCCGAATGCTTCGAGGATTTGGTCGCCCTGAACGCCCTCTACCGCCCGGGGCCGCTCGACAGCGGCATGGTGGAGGATTTCATCGAGCGGCGGCAGGGCCGGCGGCGCGTCACTTACGATTTCCCCGAAGCGCGAGAAGTGCTCGAAAGCACCTACGGCATCCCGATCTATCAAGAGCAGGTCATGGCCCTCTTTCAAAAGCTCGCCGGATATTCGCTTGGGGAGGCCGACTTGATTCGTCGCGCGATGGGGAAGAAGAAGCGAGAGGAATTGGATCGCCATCGCGAAGCATTCTTGCAACGGGCGATGGCGCGCGGTCATGACCGGGCGAAATTGGAGAAATTATGGCAGCAACTGGAAGGCTTCGCCGACTACGCGTTCAATAAATCGCACGCGGTGGCTTACAGCTATCTCGCGTACCAGACGGCCTATCTCAAGGCGCACTATCCGACGTATTTTTATGCCGCCGTCCTCTCCAACGAGCTGAACAACACGGATAAGGTTGTGAAGTACATCAACCGGGCGCGCGCGCGCGGCATCGAGATCCTGCCGCCCGATGTGAATCTGAGTCGCGAGGGTTTCACGCCAATAGGGGAGAAGATTCGATTCGGGTTGGCGGCCATCAAGGGGATCGGTCTCTCCACCGTACAAGCGATCATCGCGGCTCGTGAAGCTGGAGGCCCTTTTCGCTCGCTCTTCGATTTCGCCGCGCGCGTGGATCCGCGGGTATTGAACAGGCGCGTCTTGGAGAGCTTGATCAAGGCCGGAGCGTTCGACTCACTGGGAGCCCGTCGTAGCCAACTCTTCGCCGCTATTGATCGCGCGTTGGAGTATGGCGCTCGACGAGGACGCGAGCGCGAGATCGGACAGTTCGGGCTCTTCGCCCCTTCGGCCGAAGGCGGGACGTCCGATTTGGAGCCTCCGCTCCCCGATCTTCCCGAATGGCCATTGGAAGAACGCCTGGCCGGAGAGAAAGAGACCTTGGGCTTTTACGTGACCGGACATCCTCTAGAACGATACGCCGAGGAGATCGCGCTCTACACCGATACGACGACCGAGCAACTCTTCGGCGTCGGCGACTTCAAGGAGGACGCGTCGGATGGCGAACTGTCAGATCCCGAGGCCGAAGAGAAGTCGGACGCCGATAAGGCCCTATCGTCCTCCCATCTCTCGCGACCGCGAGCTCTGAACGGTCGGACCATCACGATCGCGGGCATCGTCACGGCGCTCGCCATCAAGACGACCAAGCGCGGCGATCGCTTCGCCATCTTCACCCTGGAGGATCAATATGGCTCGCTCAAGGTCCTCGTCTGGCCTGAGACGTTCAGCCGAGCGAACGGTCTCTTGCGCGACGATGCCTTGGTGGTCGTGCGCGGCAAGCTCGAACTGGAGGAGAACGCGGCGACACTCGTCGCCGAAGAGATCCTGACACTCGAAGACCTGAAAACGCGCATGACGAAACTGGTGATCATTCGGGTGAAATCCGAGACCGTGACACCAGCGAAAGTGGACCTGCTCTACGGCGTCCTCGATCGTCATCGAGGATCGACCGACGTCCTCTTCGAGGTCGAATGCGCGCGAGGGATTCTGGTGCGGGTCCGACCGAACCCCTTCGTGAAGATCACGCCATCGCCCGAGGCGCTTGCGGAGATTCGGCGGCATCTCGGCAGCTGCGAGATTCGGCTCGTGAACGGGCGTCGGCCGTGA
- a CDS encoding acetyl-CoA C-acetyltransferase: MKDIFILGGARTPMGEYGGRLKDFTEIELGAIAARAALDRSRVAPEEIDHVIFGNVLQSSSNAIYGARHVGLKAGVPIDRPALTVNRLCGSGMQAIISGAHMILLGEAHLVLAGGMESMSQAPYVVRGARWGVRLGHAQLEDYLWASLYDSSCGYMMAQTAENLARRMNISREEQDEFALLSQRRAAAARQAGKFREEIVPIELKTKEGSELFDFDDHMRPDTTLEALARLKPVFSPDGCVTAGNASGIVDGAAAVVLGDEEALRSREVKPLGRIVSWGIVGVDPAIMGIGPVPASQQALKKAGLKLEDMDLIEINEAFAAQYLAVEKALALDRERTNVNGGAIALGHPLGATGTRLVLTLLLELRRRRKRYGLASACIGGGQGIALIVEAFA, encoded by the coding sequence ATGAAAGACATCTTCATCTTGGGCGGCGCTCGAACGCCCATGGGAGAATACGGAGGACGACTCAAGGATTTCACGGAGATCGAGCTCGGAGCGATCGCAGCGCGTGCCGCCCTCGACCGATCGCGAGTCGCTCCTGAGGAGATTGATCACGTCATTTTTGGCAACGTCCTTCAATCGTCGAGCAACGCGATCTACGGGGCGCGGCATGTGGGTTTGAAGGCGGGCGTGCCCATTGATCGTCCAGCCCTGACGGTCAATCGGCTATGTGGTTCGGGCATGCAAGCGATCATCAGCGGCGCTCACATGATCCTCCTAGGAGAAGCGCATTTGGTTCTGGCCGGAGGGATGGAATCTATGTCCCAAGCACCGTATGTTGTGCGCGGTGCACGGTGGGGCGTGCGGCTCGGTCATGCGCAGTTGGAGGATTACCTTTGGGCCTCTTTGTACGACAGCTCTTGCGGATACATGATGGCGCAGACGGCGGAGAATCTGGCTCGGCGGATGAACATCTCGCGCGAGGAACAGGACGAGTTCGCCCTGCTCAGTCAGCGCCGAGCGGCTGCCGCGCGCCAGGCCGGGAAGTTTCGCGAGGAGATCGTTCCCATCGAGCTGAAGACCAAAGAAGGGAGTGAACTCTTTGACTTCGACGATCACATGCGTCCGGATACGACGCTGGAAGCGCTCGCCCGATTGAAGCCCGTCTTCTCCCCCGATGGATGTGTGACGGCGGGGAATGCTTCGGGGATTGTGGATGGGGCCGCGGCCGTTGTTCTTGGAGATGAAGAAGCACTTCGCTCCCGTGAGGTGAAGCCTCTTGGACGCATTGTCTCCTGGGGCATTGTAGGCGTTGATCCAGCCATTATGGGCATCGGTCCGGTTCCGGCCTCGCAACAGGCTTTGAAGAAAGCCGGATTGAAGCTGGAGGATATGGACCTCATCGAGATCAACGAAGCCTTTGCGGCGCAATATCTCGCCGTGGAGAAGGCGCTCGCGCTCGATCGCGAGCGGACGAACGTCAACGGCGGGGCCATTGCGCTCGGCCATCCTTTGGGGGCGACGGGCACGCGGCTGGTGCTGACGCTGCTTCTGGAGCTGCGTCGCCGTCGAAAACGATACGGACTTGCGAGCGCGTGCATCGGTGGAGGACAAGGCATCGCGCTCATCGTCGAAGCCTTCGCCTAA
- a CDS encoding TonB-dependent receptor: MSRIWGIVGLMGCLVYGVGFAQGRMGAIVGRVTDQTGAIVPEAIVQLWEPTAGIHRIARTDGIGDFGFDHLNPGRYRILVSADGFASQSREVVLAAGARLELTFVLSPRPIAEEVVVLAGTIVDTPETLRRIPGSVEILDRQVLDASHVFTINEALRKVTGVFARDEEGFGLRPNIGIRGLNPTRSTKVLLLEDGIPLTYAPYGDNASYYHPPVDRFESIEVIKGSGQILYGPMTIGGVINYITPNPPEKSRGALTLMGGNRDYLDGHLSYGGTWGGTGLLLDYMRKQGEGSRDNTRTGLNDANLKLVTALGSKHALTIKGNYYGENSQVTYSGLRLDEYLANPRQNPFLNDRFVGDRYGASVTHAYILKNEVVLTTSLYGSMFFRDWWRQSSNSNQRPNRRGDPGCRGMEDLLTTCGNEGRLRKYYTWGIEPRIRAFDRILGIRGETEFGFRAHFERQDRRQMNGQAPTARTGALVEDNERKNQAYSGFIQHRFLLGRWTLTPGLRLEHVRYERTNRLANRGAGATGRTHLTEVIPGIGITFAPASHTTIFGGAHRGFAPPRTEDIIDNAGGTIDLDPERSWTYEVGVRSWPVSGLKLEATFFRMDFENQIVPASVAGGIGATFTNAGETLHQGMEFTGRVDMGSLLNMTHNVYVRTAYTYIPTAKFVGRRFSSIPGFSTVSVSGNRLPYAPKHLMNFQLGYAHPRGLDALLEAVHVSDQFGDDLNTIAPTPDGQRGLLPAYTIWNLTLNYRVESRGLTFFVTVKNLFDRLYIADRTRGILPGPPRLVHGGLRFQF, translated from the coding sequence ATGTCTCGAATCTGGGGGATCGTGGGGCTCATGGGATGCCTAGTCTACGGGGTCGGATTCGCCCAAGGACGTATGGGAGCCATCGTGGGGCGTGTGACCGATCAGACGGGAGCGATCGTCCCCGAGGCCATCGTCCAACTTTGGGAGCCGACCGCTGGCATTCATCGCATCGCTCGCACCGATGGCATCGGTGATTTTGGCTTCGACCATCTCAATCCCGGGCGCTATCGGATCCTCGTCTCGGCCGATGGGTTTGCCTCTCAATCTCGTGAAGTCGTCCTCGCGGCCGGAGCTCGTTTGGAGCTGACATTCGTGCTCTCGCCGCGGCCGATCGCGGAGGAGGTCGTCGTCTTGGCGGGGACCATCGTGGATACGCCGGAGACGCTGCGGCGAATTCCCGGATCGGTTGAGATCCTGGATCGGCAAGTGCTCGATGCGAGCCACGTTTTCACGATCAACGAAGCTTTGCGTAAGGTCACGGGCGTGTTCGCGCGCGACGAGGAGGGGTTCGGCCTGCGCCCGAATATCGGCATTCGCGGGCTGAATCCCACGCGCTCGACCAAGGTGTTGCTTCTCGAAGACGGCATCCCGCTGACCTATGCGCCCTATGGTGATAATGCCTCGTACTATCATCCGCCGGTGGATCGGTTCGAGAGCATCGAGGTCATCAAAGGATCGGGGCAAATCCTCTACGGTCCGATGACCATCGGCGGCGTTATCAACTACATTACGCCGAATCCTCCCGAGAAATCACGCGGCGCTCTGACGCTCATGGGGGGCAATCGTGATTATCTCGACGGGCACCTCAGCTATGGCGGGACGTGGGGCGGCACGGGATTACTCCTCGATTACATGCGCAAGCAGGGCGAGGGCTCGCGCGACAACACGCGCACGGGGCTCAATGATGCGAACCTCAAGCTCGTCACTGCGCTCGGCTCCAAGCACGCCTTGACGATCAAGGGCAATTACTACGGCGAGAACTCGCAGGTGACCTATTCGGGTTTGCGGCTCGACGAATACCTCGCCAATCCGCGTCAGAATCCCTTCCTCAATGATCGCTTCGTGGGAGATCGGTACGGAGCGTCCGTCACTCACGCCTATATCCTGAAGAACGAGGTTGTGCTCACGACCAGCCTTTACGGCTCGATGTTCTTCCGTGATTGGTGGCGACAATCGAGCAATTCCAATCAGCGCCCGAATCGGCGCGGCGATCCCGGTTGCCGCGGCATGGAAGATCTTCTGACGACTTGCGGTAACGAAGGGCGATTGCGCAAATATTACACCTGGGGGATCGAGCCGCGCATTCGGGCCTTCGACCGAATTCTCGGCATTCGGGGCGAAACGGAATTTGGTTTTCGCGCGCACTTCGAGCGGCAGGATCGTAGACAGATGAACGGCCAAGCGCCGACGGCTCGCACAGGCGCACTGGTCGAGGACAATGAACGGAAGAACCAGGCGTACTCGGGCTTCATTCAGCATCGGTTTCTGCTTGGCCGGTGGACGCTCACGCCGGGCCTGCGCCTGGAGCACGTTCGCTATGAGCGCACGAACCGGTTGGCTAATCGCGGCGCGGGCGCGACTGGGCGCACGCATCTGACGGAGGTCATCCCGGGCATCGGCATTACGTTCGCTCCGGCGTCTCACACGACGATCTTCGGCGGGGCGCATCGCGGATTCGCTCCACCGCGCACCGAGGACATTATTGACAATGCGGGGGGAACGATCGATCTCGATCCCGAACGGAGTTGGACCTATGAAGTGGGCGTGCGAAGCTGGCCCGTCTCCGGCCTGAAGCTGGAGGCGACGTTCTTCCGCATGGATTTCGAGAACCAGATCGTTCCGGCGAGCGTCGCTGGCGGCATCGGCGCAACGTTCACCAACGCGGGAGAGACGCTCCATCAGGGGATGGAATTCACCGGCCGCGTGGATATGGGCTCGCTACTCAACATGACGCACAACGTCTATGTCCGCACTGCTTACACCTATATCCCGACGGCGAAGTTCGTCGGCCGGCGATTCAGCAGCATTCCGGGATTCAGCACTGTGAGCGTGAGCGGGAATCGGCTTCCCTATGCGCCGAAGCATCTCATGAATTTCCAGCTCGGATATGCGCATCCGCGCGGATTGGACGCGCTCCTGGAGGCCGTTCATGTCAGCGATCAATTCGGCGACGATTTGAACACGATCGCGCCGACGCCCGACGGTCAGCGAGGGCTGTTGCCCGCGTATACGATCTGGAATCTGACGCTGAACTATCGCGTGGAATCGCGCGGTCTGACGTTCTTCGTTACGGTGAAAAACCTCTTCGATCGCTTGTACATCGCTGACCGAACGCGCGGGATTTTGCCAGGCCCCCCGCGACTCGTGCACGGCGGTTTGCGCTTTCAGTTTTGA
- a CDS encoding carboxypeptidase-like regulatory domain-containing protein — MHDRRRSKRDERVRRLFISSLILLYCSIGAFAQAQRSLLGARRTDVDVTRDTTLDVALPSGFVLSGKILVDDPLSVMGSAVLARSNDRTFSGEITVDFSIAGLTAAYRIVLPAGNYRLYFRRLILEDSEAGEGAVLQVVSDLSRTVAITADRTLDITPPQLPGLISLSGRITSAGRFPAKGFLLFSSADGNVSALVPFDPTYRARLLPGSYTVTAWITDPEREDADWTSVRLGQISVSASSTRDFTLPAAIELSGRVTRATGSPAVPAQVIAIATADLAKLPSDAEWACESGAVRFDLPVVSAMTRIPEESATGAYRLLLVPGTYRLNAEVDLDPNDETNPRLSFSFLERALTADTTQNFTLPSLPSFVTLSGRITDQRGQPVARAFVFATTSTLSGTPNAAFTAATEADAQGRYRLRLLSGRAYQITICPPTPSPTLPSGLRARRHSSF; from the coding sequence ATGCACGATCGAAGACGCTCGAAACGAGATGAACGAGTGCGCCGGCTTTTCATCAGCAGCCTCATTCTCCTCTACTGTTCCATCGGGGCGTTCGCCCAAGCTCAACGATCGCTCTTAGGGGCTCGGCGAACGGACGTGGATGTGACGCGCGACACCACGCTCGATGTCGCGCTTCCGAGCGGATTCGTCCTCTCGGGGAAGATCCTGGTGGACGATCCCCTCTCGGTCATGGGGAGTGCGGTGCTCGCGCGATCCAACGACCGCACCTTCTCCGGAGAGATCACGGTGGATTTTTCCATCGCTGGTCTGACGGCGGCCTATCGGATTGTGCTCCCGGCTGGGAATTATCGGTTGTATTTTCGACGCTTGATCCTCGAGGACTCCGAGGCGGGCGAGGGCGCAGTGTTGCAGGTCGTTTCGGATCTCTCTCGGACGGTCGCGATCACGGCCGATCGCACGCTGGACATCACGCCCCCTCAACTTCCGGGGCTCATCTCCCTTTCGGGTCGGATTACGAGCGCCGGCAGATTTCCCGCGAAAGGTTTCCTCCTCTTTTCTTCTGCTGATGGAAACGTCTCTGCACTGGTGCCATTTGATCCGACATACCGAGCGCGACTTTTGCCCGGATCGTATACGGTCACGGCCTGGATCACCGATCCCGAGAGAGAGGACGCGGATTGGACATCCGTTCGCCTAGGGCAAATTAGCGTGAGCGCCTCGAGCACGCGGGATTTCACGCTCCCGGCAGCGATCGAACTCTCCGGAAGGGTGACGCGAGCGACGGGGTCGCCCGCTGTCCCGGCCCAAGTGATCGCCATCGCGACAGCGGATCTCGCAAAGCTCCCTTCGGATGCCGAGTGGGCTTGTGAGAGTGGGGCGGTGAGGTTTGACCTCCCCGTGGTATCTGCGATGACCCGGATCCCCGAAGAGAGCGCAACGGGTGCGTATCGGCTGTTGCTTGTGCCGGGAACGTATCGGCTGAACGCGGAGGTAGATCTCGATCCCAATGACGAGACGAATCCCAGGCTCAGCTTTTCTTTCCTCGAACGCGCGCTCACGGCGGACACGACGCAGAATTTCACTCTGCCCTCGCTTCCCTCTTTCGTCACCCTCTCGGGACGGATCACCGATCAACGGGGCCAGCCGGTCGCTCGCGCATTCGTCTTCGCTACTACGAGCACGCTCAGTGGAACGCCAAATGCCGCTTTCACCGCAGCGACGGAGGCCGACGCGCAAGGACGATATCGGCTTCGTCTCCTCAGCGGGAGGGCGTACCAAATCACGATTTGTCCGCCGACTCCTTCCCCCACGCTGCCGTCGGGACTGCGCGCCCGTCGGCATTCGTCATTCTGA